In the genome of Anguilla anguilla isolate fAngAng1 chromosome 15, fAngAng1.pri, whole genome shotgun sequence, the window AGTgcctgtcaaacagatcaagcaTCAGCGCCGCATTCTGTCAGTCAGGAAAAAGGATTGGTTTGGTCTTGGCACTCTCCCGTTTATCTCCTGTGTTCGAGGTTCTCAAGGTCTTTGCCTGTGAGGTCCTAATTGGAATGACCAGTCCCTGAAACCCTGTCACCTCGCACATCGACGAATACATGTGCGTCACGTGAACATGACACGCAGAAATACACATACGCTTTTCTGAAACACGGGGCATTTAGCTGTAATATCGCGTCCGGCTCCATGAACCCTGTATCTTCATGTATAGTCAAGAAGTGTCGGTGATGTTACATGGATAAGGTAAATTACAATGGCACACAGGATTTAACTGGAGAACTAGGGATGCCAGTAATCGATGAACCGCTCGCCCAATGAGAAGAGGGGGGAGTCCACCAGCGCGCGCGGTTTCCCGGGTGCTAGGACAGTAGACCCGGTCACACGGACGTGGTCTGCAGGTTCTCGGGCGCGTGCTTCCCCTGGAGGCTCCCGGAGACGGTGTCCGAGTCCAGGAGCTCGACGACGCTGTAGGGTGAGCAGTCCTCCAGCCCCAGCTTCCCGCAGGCCCAGCCGCAGAAGCCCTTCTCCAGGTCCCGCGCGGCCAGCCACCACTCGGCGAACACCCAGGACACCTGCGCCGCGGCCGCGTACAGCGCCAGGGAGACGGACACCGCCACGATCAGCGGGGGGTAGGAGACGATGAGGATGGGGCAGACGGTGACCTTGTGCCAGAACGTCCTCTCCTCGTTGTACACCAGGAAGACGTTGTACCAGGTGAGCGTGCCGTAGTAGAAGGAGGTGacgaaggagaggaggaagaccACGGGGGCGCAGGACAGGCTCCACAGCACCACGTGGGGGCCCTGGCCGAGCCCCAGGGCACAGGGGCGCTTGGCGTCCGCGCCCCTCTCGCACTCGGCGTCCAGGCGCTCCTTAGACCTGGCCAGGTCCCGCAGCTCCTTGTCCGTGAGCGTCACGTGGATGTCCACCATCTGACCTTTCTTTTTCCCCCGCGTGATAGTGCCCGTCAGAGTCACATAGTGGCTGTCTGGGTGCATGCTCCAGCCTCCTGTGAACACCCACagtgcacagaacacacagtcagtcacaggTTCCTGtgtgcacagaaatgcacagacactTCTCATTCACACCCACagtgcacagaacacacagtcagtcacaggTTCCTGtgtgcacagaaatgcacagacactTCTCATTCACACCCACagtgcacagaacacacagtcagtcacaagTTCCTGtatgcacagaaatgcacagacactcctcattcacactcacattgcacagaacacacaatcAGTGACAAGTTCCTGtatgcacagaaatgcacagacactTCTCATTCACACCCACattgcacagaacacacagtcagtcacaagTTCCTGtacgcacagacatgcacagacacttTTCATTCACCACACAAACTCCAGGCCTTGCCCAGAAAACCAGTACTCTGACACGGTGCAGACACCACGTGTTCTCATGCTCCTGATgtaacagatacacacagaacaaatcagcttacctacacacagacacagacacagacagacgcacaacAACCAAATAAAGAGAATGTAGCGCGAGCCAAAactctgaaaatgaaacattgcgACGGGCGTTCCCCCGACAGCATTCGCTAAACCGAAAGCAGTTAAACGTGGTGAATTGACGGGGGGTCGTTTATAATGCAGCGCTTCTGGCAGAGGGAAGCGAAGGCGTCTCGTTCGTACGACTGCCTCCCTCGACGTTCCGATCGAGCGCAAGAGGCGGATCCCGTCGAAAGACACGGTAAATTCGTGGGGCTGTAACGACCCTCCCTGTCGGAAAGAAGGGACGGGGCGAGCGGAAACTTCCGGAGACCTCACCTTCCCCCGTGGGAGTGGTGAGAAACTTCGCCCCCTCCTCCGAGGCCTTCtcagccccctcctcctccccgcccagGTCCTCCTCGGGCGTCCTCTCCGCCTCGGAATGGTACACGATGAAGGACTCTGGTCGCaactccttcttcctcctcttcctccgagCGCTGGTCCCAATTTCCTCCTCGTCCACCCTGCGCCCCGTGAGCTCAGACCTCCGCAGGGAGGCCAGCCGAGGGCTCTCGGCCCCCACCTGCTCCACCCGCTCCATCTGCTCCATGCTGGGTGCGGGCCGCTCCGCCTCTCCCAAAACTTCTGCCTGAGTTCACTCCAAAGGGCTAGTACCTtgagggaggggccaggcacCTGTGTCCattctttgtgtgcatgtacacctgagagagagaaagagagagagagagagagtctgctgACTGAGAAAGAAAGCGAGAACTGCTGAGCAAATTTTTGACTTTTCTTTGACAAGAAAAATCTCTGCTGAAGTTTGCATTCCATGTCATGGTATGACTCAAGTGCAAAGGGCTAGTTAAAACACCTGCACCAATAGTAGGTGAATATACAGATGGGCGGCATGACCTGCATCGGCTCTAAGGTATGTCAGTTCATGCAATCAAGCACGGTTCTTCACATAAAGTGAATAGATTCAACAAATATATTCCTAAATAAAAATTGAACATATGGCTACATTTAAACAGCAAGTACAGTGGGTATGCAAACTGTAATggaaaatacagagaaatatgTGCTCAGTGATGCCACAGCATCGTTATACCGATTTGACGATGTGCAAATCAGTTTGCTGCGGTGGAAAGTGTCTTGGTATATCAAGGTCATAGATAGAAGTGTCTATGCAGGTATAACGACGAACTGCTCTTTTAAATCATGTACGAAGTGAATCAGGCAACCGCAAACCCTCAGAATTTCGCCGGCAATGAGATCTTAAAAAATAGCGAGATGCACACGTTAGGATATAAAGACTGCAAAATACTACCAATATATCGCACCAGGCATTTGTTAAAGGTACACCAGTATTAACCCAGAATTATGagattaatgaaaaatgaatactaaGGATTGATCGCCCAACAGCTGATCTTCGCATCGTTTAAATCACACCCAAATAACACATCCTTTGTCTGTGGTGAACTGAAATTTGCACAGAAATTACTTTTTACTTGAATATCATTTACTTACCTTGAACAGAGAAGTCAGATAAGTCTATACATTGTAGCAGCACCTAGTCACTGTATTGTACATGTTTTCTTTCATAGGCTAGGTCAATCCGCGATGGCACAACAGAAGGTAGCACACGCCCTCTCCCTGTCAAGAGCCTCAACACGTAGCGATCCACTGTACCAAAGAGCAAACCACCCAGTGCCGGATTCCAGGGTTTCCTTCAACCCGCCCCTCTGGGCTGCAACCTCTGTCGCACCCAATCGGAGATACATCTCTGTTCTCGCATTAAAACTATAGAATTCATAACGAGGCTGGATCTCTCTGGTCGGAGATTAGAAGACTATTTTAAAAGAGGTCCTCTGGGATTAGATAAACCGGCTCTGTATCACATTTAAGCCTACATAACTTATGTTGCGTTTCCATTTAATATTCTGCTGCAGAGCACAATGCAGTTCATGTCAAGCAAAGATAAAGCATGTAGTTTATCGCAATAACATTTGTTTCCCAATcaacaaaaggcaaaataatCCCATGCTTCCATTTATCAGTTAGGCAGGAATTAAGGTTTGTTTAGGCGAACAGTAGACCTAGCTCTACGTGCAGCTGTGTGCTCACGGCTTCTGGCATATTATGACAGTCGCTGTGATCTGATCAATATGAAAATCTAtatgaacaaaatatattatttattataacagaaatataatatataactcTTAGCGTACTTGATCATTTACACCGCCACTGTAGAATGCAAGCGAAAGAGCTCTGTTTATCGATTAAGGGAAGAAAACACGCGCGTCCCCTGGTAAATCATATAAACGATATGTAGCAACCGCCACAATACAagagcataaataaatacataaatttaaaaaacctgagATTGTTCACCTacctcaaataaaaaatgacacaaaaccaTATACAATTTCCAACATTtagaatatatatacacacacacgctgacaacACTTATTTAATTGAAGTTCACAACCTCCAAGGAAATTCCTGATTTACCAGCTCTTAACATCCAATAAGCAGGTAGGACTTTTCTTAAATCACATTTCCAAATGATCAATAAAAATTCAGTCTACACTTCACCAGATTGTCTGTGTAAACTGATTTACATCTTTCCCTGTTCTGCAATGTTACCATGTGTGTTCAGAAATGGTAGAGCACTCATTATTGAGGCAGatgttgtactttttttttttaagtgcattctgaaatcatgttttaattttgactgaaaaaaaaaaaaacatttccatttgtcTGCAAAACATGTAAGACAGATGGTacaactgcaacaaaaaaaaaaaaatttaaattaagctTTGGTCTTTATTGACAGTTCGCAAGACAACCTACATCTGTGCACCAGTTCTGAAAGCAGCTCTTCTGGAGAATAATCCAGGAGTCcactgcacatgtgcacaaCAGCCAGGGtgtggtgaccccccccccccggtcacaGCCTCTGCAGCACTCGCATGTGAAtctcccagcagcagcagcagcatccgCTTCATTGTAAATGCACACTGCATTTCATTAAAGTCGCTCCTCCTCCACACTTAGACCAGAGAGTAAGTTTTAAACAAACCTCTTCTGGGCGTAGTCGTAACAGTTCTCAACAGACAATGACAGCTTTTCACTGGGGACGAAACAGTCAGAAATTGCAAAGCtcaggaagtggggggggggggggggggggggggggattcatgCCGCTTCAGATTCCGGTCAAAGACAGTGCCGCATTTGTAGGGTGTTTGGCATACTCTTGAATAAACCCTGGGATCTCCAAGGCAACCTGACCATTGTGGAACTGAAGGGCCTTGTGTATTGTACTGCACAATGTCTCTGTGACCTGATGAACACCCCTACCCCCTTGCAGTCACCATGAAGTAAATTCCAGATGATGACTGCCTTGAAGACATAGAACAGACATATTGTGAGAGACGACTGTTGACTGGCATTTTAGTCGACGCTCATATTCGGAGCAACTAGCCCAACTTTTAGCAATTTTGTTTAAACACAGTATCCTTTTATACAGTTGAATATAAACAATTTACATTATGTACTTCGCTAAAGGGTACACTGGCAGAGTCCTACCTGAGTATCAAACTTGCAATCTTTACATTAGAAGACTAGGTCCTTGCCTGTTATACTGCAATGTTGTCCTACCGTTCCTTCTCATCCTCTTTTAACGAAGGGCATGCAAATACAGTGCATGCTATAAAGGAAGGCATATGCATACTCAAGTATACAGCGTGAGTTACACTGAATTATGAGACGAACCACTGTAGGCCAGTGGTGTTGAGTCTTGGGATGCATACGGCCACTACAGAGGACAAGCCGAGCTTCTAGAAACCATTTCAACCTCGTCCAAAGTTTACAAGTCAGCTTATAAATGTCATTTGTTCAGTTTGGCCTCTTTAAAACAGATTTTGGAAATGttccttttctcttctttaCAAACTGACTCCGGATCAGCTCATCGACCAACTTCCAGCAGAAcaggtgacagacagacagacaaggtAAAGAGCAAAAAGTTGACTCACGAATTTTATTGTGGGATGTTTACGAATTACAACCGAGTCACTGAAATCTCTTAACTGTACAAAAAACAAGCACTTAGTCAAGATTACTGGTCCTTCAACTCCTTCAGTCTTCTGATGGCGGATTTGACAGTGACAGCGGACGTtgtgctaaaaaataaaacaaggcatATTCAGACAATACACTCCTGTTCCTCTCTAGCCTCATCCTCACAACAGAATCGGTATTACTATAGCCCTCTTAACAGTTAAAGGCACATAGGCGTGCACACAAATCTGAAGGGCGAGAAGTCAACTACTATTTGGAAAAATTAAATTCGTGTCACTAAAAAGTGCCACATTCCTAGAGGACTGTAAATGGTGGCGGTGCAAAATTTCCAAAACATCCATTTTTGatcaaaataaatcacaattttcAATACTAAGGAATGAGcagaaataccccccccccccgtatgcAGCTTACTTGTATGTCCAAGCACCCCCGGCCACCGTCTTCATGCAGGACCCGCAGTTCCAAATACCCACAGCCTTTCTCTTCATCTTGGtctggggggaaaaatgttACAATGATTGTCACcaagttttcaaaaattcacAAAGCAAATCACGTTGGACATGAGACAGCCACAGAACAGCCTCCAGCTGGGCACGGAAAGCTGCAGACAAATGATATTGAGGAACTACAAAAAGACACGAGTAAACATGGCAACCCGCTGAGAAAGCTAATGATACATTAACATCCTATCGTTAATGGACCCATTACGCTTGAACGCTCCGCCGTCCCCAAGCTGTGGGGGTCGATTTGGCGGCCATTGCCTGGATTAGCCTCCAGATCCCACGGGTGGCGGCTCCGGGGTCTTTGGACACTCACCTTCCCGCAGAAGGAGCAGGTGTACTTGGCGTGCTGGCTGATCTCGATCTTCTTCACCATTTTCCTGAGGGAGGCCCCGTAACGGGTGCCGTACTTCCCCACAATCCCCACCTTCTTGGTGCGCTTGGCCTGGGGAACACAACACGACACGGGTTAGAGCAACAGCACGTTATCCTGAGTCCGATGATTACAGCAGCCCGGCAACCTAATGATAGCACAGTTTTGGCATACGTTTACAAACAGACAGGCCTTTCCAATTTCCTGTTGGTGCAAATCTTTTCCCATCATTAGCAAGAGCCACACAACCCAAGTGaccattaattttttataaactGAGGTTGCCTAAGTGCATACCAATTTAAGTGCAAGAGCCAAAAAATTCACTTCAGCTTTGACAAATTTGTAACAAAGTAATTATTCCCCTTTTTATTTCCAAGATGAAGACCCCTCCCAACACtaagtacaaaataaaaatgcaaaaacattactACGGCTGTACACTACCATCGAACCACAGCGGTCACTTTAATTTCTGCAATTAGTTTGTCCACTGCAAACAGGTCTGAAAGGCAGTGAGGGTCATCATCTGGCCTCCACAAAAGCGAAATGCACGCCTTCCAGTGGCCTCAATCTCCAAAAGACTGAGACTGCAGATGTGACAGACTCCTTTTCTCTCCAGTAATGGCACAGCACGCGGGGGGACTCTAAGCTCTTGGGCTCGTCCGCGATTATCGGAAATCCATTTCCTCGCGATGCAATCCCTACTGAAATAAAACTCTTAAAGTGCTTTTCTTTATTCCACCGGACCGCTTCCCTTTCATGTTCACTAAACCTATGCGGTAGATCGCAGGCATTACGCTTCACATTGATTGTAACCAAAATCCCAGAAGAACAGTGTATGATTTAACCAGAGGATGGTGGTGCTGAAAGATCTGTTGAAGCAATTATCCTTCATCTGCAGAAATACTTGTGACATGGGAGCCTTCATATACTTGAATGCTAACTTCGTACAAATGCGAAGAAAAGGGAAAAGCCAGACAAGGAAAATTTATcacaatgaagcaaaaaaacaactgccTCAACTTCAGTTTTCAAGGGACAAGACACTTTCTGTAGCACAGAGATCACATTTCCCCCCATATGTTTTGGTTAGGAAATCTTAAGTGACCATTTACAGCAGAGCTGCCCAAGCATGTACCTACATATCTAACATCCTGACACCTAAGACAAGCATTGTTCAAGTAAGGCCAGACACAATTAGATCACATTCTGTACCTTCTGCCACCCTGTTTCTTCGACGTCACTAGAATCAACtatgctttattttaatttgagattGTGCTGAAGTCAGAAACTCAATTCACTAATGCCGTTACTATTAAAGCGACATATGCACATTGACGAACACGATcagctagctaaactgtttagGTCACAAACGCTTGGCTGGCTAGTACACTAGCTTCGTTCCAAATGGCATAACGTTGTCTTGGGCTTCGTAAACAAGAGACACACCTTTTTTATACCAagtaactaacgttagctacctacGTAATATCGCTCTACTTTTAGAAATTGTTTTTGATATACAAGCTAGACAGCATGTTGTTATTAGCTATAGCCCACGACTTCCACAACACAAATTTAGCTAGCAGcactagctagctggctggctacaATGGAATTGtaagaaaaacacacaacatcgtcaagtaacaaaataaatctcTGTGGTAAATAATCAAACTATGTATTGGAAATATACAGCGTGCTTTATACAAGATAAACACATCGTCGTCAGCAATGATGAGCTTGGATCCTTTCAGATTTGAACAGGACTCATTCAGACTCACCATTGCTACGGGAAAGATGTAGGGCCGAAAGAGGGTGAACGGACTGCGCATGCGCGTTTTACTGGCCAAAACTCTTGGTATTGTGGGATAGCGGAGGATCAACTGCAGCCCTTCTGTCAGTTTGTTGGAAGATCATACCCACGCGACCCTTTGCTGCCATCTAGCCCGTGAacctaaaatgtgtttgatataAAATAACCTGACGTTAATAATTTAGTTACCTCACAGAAAGTAAAATTACAAACGAAGTCGCAACATCAAATCCCGGAAGCAGTGTAGgcacattatatttaaatattaggtAACTAGCTTGGACACTAACGTACGTCTTTCTGTTGTTTCGTTAGGTTTTGATTGGCATGATGACGGCTATTAGTGTCAGTAATGGCAGACGTTACATCTCAGTCATTTGTACTGTGATATCTACTTGTACGTTTTATTCATCCtcatctacacacacagactgtattTGCATGATGCAtttcctatatattttttatttttatcagtaGATAATGGACATGGAGGAATATAATTCTGTGGGGAATATGGATAGCCTCTTATTTCAGTTGGGTgagtgtcagtttttttttgtaattttgttatGAACGTTTGAAATGATTAGAtgttatttcattcatttgaccTAACGTTACATGAATGTATAGTTTTGCAGACGCAGGACTTATCTCGAAGCAAGGATGAGATAGAAAAGCAGGTTGAAAGTAAGTGAAATGAGTAATTTTATTCATAACCAGTGTGTCCTTCCAGtgcccccatcccccaacacacacacaattgccaAATGAGTACATTGTAAGTGCAATCAATCTCAATCTCTTTCTCTGAATTTGTCTTGTTATCAAGTaagtaaattaaatatagcCGAGAAGAAGACTACTATCGAAGAGACCAAGAGAACTGTTGAGAAACTTGAAGAAACCATGACACAAAAGGAGAATCTGGTGAAGTATT includes:
- the LOC118214025 gene encoding 60S ribosomal protein L37a-like; protein product: MRSPFTLFRPYIFPVAMAKRTKKVGIVGKYGTRYGASLRKMVKKIEISQHAKYTCSFCGKTKMKRKAVGIWNCGSCMKTVAGGAWTYNTTSAVTVKSAIRRLKELKDQ
- the LOC118214024 gene encoding transmembrane protein 169-like; translation: MEQMERVEQVGAESPRLASLRRSELTGRRVDEEEIGTSARRKRRKKELRPESFIVYHSEAERTPEEDLGGEEEGAEKASEEGAKFLTTPTGEGGWSMHPDSHYVTLTGTITRGKKKGQMVDIHVTLTDKELRDLARSKERLDAECERGADAKRPCALGLGQGPHVVLWSLSCAPVVFLLSFVTSFYYGTLTWYNVFLVYNEERTFWHKVTVCPILIVSYPPLIVAVSVSLALYAAAAQVSWVFAEWWLAARDLEKGFCGWACGKLGLEDCSPYSVVELLDSDTVSGSLQGKHAPENLQTTSV